CGATCGGGTCGGTGAGCCGGTACAGGTTGCGCCAGCAGTCGATGTCCTGGTGGAGGGCGGCGAGTGCGGCCGGGCCGAAGTGGGCGGGGAACCAGCGGCCGTAGAGGCGCTCGATCGGGGAGCCGTAGGTGAGCAGGGCGACCCGGCTGCGGTCGGAGGGTTTGAGCTGCCAGGCCGCGGCGGCCGCGAGGACGCTGCCCTGGGAGTGGCCGGAGATGATCAGACGGCCGCCGGTGGCGCGGGTCCAGGTGGCGATGCGCCAGGTCAGGTCGGGCACCGCGCGCTCGGCGTAGCAGGGCGGGGCGAAGGGGTGGGCGGCGCGTGGCCAGAAGGTGCCGACGTCCCAGAGGATGCCGATGGTGCGCCGGGCGGAGGCGTCCTTGTAGGCGCGCCGTCCCCAGGTGACGAAGAGCAGGAAGCCGAGCCCGATCAGCCAGGAGCCGAGCGCCTGTGCGGCCTGGGCGACCCCCTGGACCAGTGCCGGGGCGTCCCGTGTGGCTCCGACCGGGGTCTGCCCGTCGGCGAACGCGCCGACGAGGGCGCCCGCGCCGAGCAGCAGGGTCGCGGCGGCGGTGACGGCGACGAGGAGCGGGCCCCGGTCGGTGAGCGCGGCCATCGCGCGGGCGCGGGCGATCCGGCCGGTCCGGGCCGCATCGCCGGGCTCGGCGTCGTACTCGCGGGCCACCGCCGCGCGCTCGGCCCGGGTCAGTCGCCAGGTGCGGCGGCCGAGCAGCCCGCACACCACGAGCAGGACGACGAGCAGCACCGGGATCACGGACGCCTGCCAGGTCAGCAGGACCGGCGGGCCGTCGAGGGAGGTCCCGGTGCCGTCCAGCCAGTCCGAGACCCGCTGGGACACCCCGCCGGACATCACCCCGCCGAGCGCGCAGGCCAGCATCGCGACGGCGGGCCCCCCGAGACCGCGCAGCGCACAGCGCTCCTCGCCGGCGCCGGCGCATGCCGAAGAGGTGCGGTGCAGGACATGCGCGACCACGGCGAGCGCGATCACCAGCGCGCCCTGGGCCAGGGCGATTCCACCGAAGGTCGTGTCGCCCGGGAGCCGGCCGGCGGAGCGCCAGCCGGGGCGCTCCCATCCCGCGTACACGAGGGTGAGAGCGAGCAGGACGAGGGCGGTCAGCGGCAGGCGGTGCACGAGGCGGGCGTCGATACGGCGGTCCAGGCGGCGGTCGCTGCGGCCGCGGCGGCAGACCACCCACACCACGGCGAGCGCACTGCCGGCCAGCGCGAGTTCCAGGAGCCGGCCGAGGCCGTCGAGGAGGGCGGGGCCGCCGGTCCTGTGGTCCTGGCGGGCTGCCGCGGTGCCGACGGCCGCGGCCACCGTCAGCAGTCCCGCCGCGGTGTGCGCGGCGCGCAGCCGGGCCACCAGCCGGCGCCCGAACCAGAAGCCGGGTCGGCTCAGCGCGGTCTGGCCGGGCCGGTTCTCGGGCTCGGGCGCGCGGCGCGGGGGTTCCTGGGACTCGTACGCCCGCCAGGTGCGGTGGGAGAGGTACCAGAGCAGGCCGGTGAGGGCGGTGGGGACCAGGGCCGCGAGGGCGAGGCGGCGGCCGGGGGCGCTCCACCAGCCGCCGTCCGAGACCGTGGGCGAGAGGAAGCCGAGCCAGGAGTGGCGCTCGGCGCACGCGGCCGTGCCCGCGCACTGCCAGGCGGTCAGGTCGAGGGCGACCTCGCAGGCCGCGGCGACGAGCAGCACGGTCAGGCTCAGGCCCGCGAGCCGCACGAGCAGTCCGTACAGGCGGACCCCGCGGGCGCCTTCGCGGGCGGCGGGGCGCATCCAGTGGGCGAGGTTGACCACCATGAACGGCAGGAGCAGCAGCCACAGGGCGCGGGTGCCGTTGCCGGAGGTGAGGTTGCACCAGACGTAGGCCTCGGGCACCGGTGCGCCGCGGTCGCCGTCGGTCGCGCCGGCGTCGGCCGCGGTGTCCGCGGTGACGTCGGCGGCGCGCCGGAAGACGGCCGCCGTGTCGTCGCCGGTGATCCGCACGGTGCGCGGATCGTTCAGCATCTTCTCCGGCGTGGCCCCGCCCACGCCGTGCACCCGGAGTTCCAGGGCCGCTCTGTCCGCAGAGGCAGGTTCCACCGTTCGCACTTCCCCCGTGACACGCCGTCGTCATGTGTCCGCGCGGGCACAGGATCTCCGCTGCGCGGGCGTCCTAACCCTGATGCCGTGAAATCTCCCCGATCCGTGTCACAGCCTCCGCACAGCTCGCTGATGGCATGCACGCGTCGGGGCGGTGGCACGGTGGTCGGGCCGTCGTGCGAGGATGGGACGCCCGCGCACCGCCGCGCGGTGGGAATATCCTCGTCAGAGCAGGTGAGCGGGCCTGTCGGACGGTTGAGGGAAAGGACCGGAGCGTACGTGAGTGAGAATCAGAACCTCCTCGCGGAGCAGCGCCGCGCCCTGATCCTGGACGAGGTACGGCGTCGTGGCGGCGTCCGGGTCAACGAGCTGACCCGCAAGCTCGGCGTGTCGGACATGACGGTCCGCCGCGACCTCGACGCGCTGGCCCGCCAGGGCGTCCTGGAGAAGGTGCACGGCGGTGCGGTGCCGGTCGTGGAGGCGAGCACCCATGAGCCCGGTTTCGAGGCGAAGTCGGGGCTGGAGCTGACCGCCAAGGAGGACATCGCGCGGGCGGCGGCCGCGCTGGTGGCCCCGGGCAGCGCGATCGCGCTGTCGGGCGGTACGACGACGTACGCGCTGGCGCATCACCTGGTGGACGTGGCGGACCTGACCGTGGTGACCAACTCGGTGCGGGTGGCCGACGTCTTCCACGTGGCGCAGCGCACCTCGGGTCAGCGGCAGGGCGCGGCGACGGTCGTGCTGACCGGCGGGGTGCGCACGCCGTCCGACTCGCTGGTGGGCCCGGTCGCCGACCAGGCGATCGCCGCGCTCCACTTCGACCTGCTGTTTCTCGGCGTGCACGGGATATCGGCCGAGGCGGGGCTGTCGACGCCCAACCTGGCGGAGGCCGAGACCAACCGGCGGCTCGTGCAGTCGGCGCGCCGGGTCGTGGTGGTCGCCGACCACACCAAGTGGGGTGTGGTGGGCCTGAGTTCGTTCGCGACGCTGGAGCAGGTCGACACGCTGGTGACGGACGCCGGGCTGCCGGGCGCGGCGCGCGCGGAGATCTCCGAGCATCTGCGGCGGCTGGTGGTCGCGGGCGAGTCCGACGAGTCCGACCTGGGTGCAGACATCTGACGGGTCGGCGGCTAGGGTGGCGCCCCCGTTTTTCCTCGTCCTGAGGAGGTAGCGCGCATGGCTCACCGACTGCGGCCCGAAGAGCTGGACTTCGTCGGGACGGCTCCCGTACGGCTGGTCTTCGCGCGGGAGGTCTCCGCCTCCCCCGAGCAGGTCTTCCGTGCCCTCGCCGAGGACGTGTCCGGCTGGTCCGAGTGGTTCCCCGCCGTGACCTCCATCGAGCCGCTCGACGGCGGCGCGGGGCGCGACGTACGGCTCAAGGGCGGTGGGCGCTTTCGTGAGACGGTCCTCGCGGCGAAGGCGCCGGAGGTGTACGCCTACCGGGTGGATCTCGCCAACGCGCCGGGCCTGCGGGCCCTGGTCGAGGAGTGGCGGCTGACGCCGGCCGGTACGGGGACGCGGGTGCAGTGGACGTTCGCCGCGGACGGGTCAGGGGCGGTGCGGGCCGTGCTGCGGCTGGCCCGGTCGGGCCTGGGGCGGGCCTTCCGGGACGCGGTGACGCGCCTGGACCGCCGGCTGGCTCCCTAGGGTCGGCCGGTCAGTCCTGCCACACGCCCGTGGCCAGCAGGGACTCGATGGCCGTGGTGTACGGGGCGATGTCCAGGCCCTGCTCGGCCAGCCAGGCGTCGGAGTAGTACTTGTCGAGGTAGCGGTCGCCCGGGTCGCACAGCAGGGTGACCACGCTGCCCTGGCGGCCGTCGGCCACCATCTCGGCGACGATCTTGAGCGCGCTCCACAGCCCGGTGCCCGTCGAGCCGCCCGCCTTGCGGCCGATGGCCTGTTCCAGCGCGCGTACGGCGGCGATGCTGGCCGCGTCGGGGACCTTCATCATCCGGTCGACGGCCCCGGGCACGAAGCTGGGCTCCATACGAGGTCGGCCGATGCCCTCGATACGGGAGCCGCAGTCGCAGGTGACGTCCGGATCGCCGGTGGTCCAGCCCTCGAAGAAGCAGGAGTTCTCGGGGTCGGCGACGCAGACGCGGGTGTCGCGCTGGGTGTAGTGGACATAGCGGGCGAGGGTCGCGGAGGTGCCGCCGGTGCCGGCCGTGGCGACGATCCACGCGGGCTCCGGGTACCGCTCCAACTCCAGCTGGCGGAAGATGGACTCGGCGATGTTGTTGTTGCCGCGCCAGTCCGTGGCCCGTTCCGCGTAGGTGAACTGGTCCATGTAGTGGCCCCCGCCGTCCGCCGCGAGGCGGGCCGACTCCTCGTACATCGTGCGCGAGTCGTCGACGAAGTGACACTGTCCGCCGTGGAACTCGATCAGGCGGATCTTCTCGGGGCTGGTCGTGCGCGGCATGACGGCGATGAAGGGCACGCCGATCAGCTTGGCGAAGTACGCCTCGGACACGGCCGTCGAGCCGCTGGACGCCTCGATCACCGGGCGGCCCGGCCGGATCCAGCCGTTGCACAGGCCGTAGAGGAAGAGGGAGCGGGCGAGTCGGTGCTTGAGGCTGCCGGTGGGGTGGGTCGACTCGTCCTTGAGGTACAGGTCGATGCCCCACTTCTCGGGGAGCGGGAAACGCAGCAGGTGGGTGTCGGCCGATCGATTGGCGTCCGCCTGAACCTTGCGGACGGCTTCTTTCAGCCAGTCCCGGTAGATGCCGTCGCTGTGGTCGACGTCGAGGGTGGCGCCGGTCCTGGTCTGCTGGGGGGTGGTCACGGCGGGCTCCTTCAGAGGGGGCGCCGACGGCGTGTCGCGCAGCCGACGCATCGATCATAAACACCTTCCACACGCTTCTCACCTGCATAAACACACCTTTGGGACCCTCAAAGGCGGGCCTGGGGAGTGAGTGCGGGCACCTGGGGGGCGCATTCGGGCGAGTGCTCCGGGAGACCGCTGTCGGCGCGTCTCACGCACTGGTGCTCGACGCCGGGCGCGGGCAGACTGCACCGAGTCGGGACGCGGGTCCCGGACGGGGGCGCACACTGGATCACCGGAACGGGTGCGAAGACGACGCGGGCTGGATCACGACCCACGCGGGTGCACGGTCCGGCTCGCCCGGCGGGCAAGGGGGCGGGGCGGCATGGCGGAGCCGGAGTTCACGGCGACGGGCGTGCGGATCGGGCGGAGACTGCGTTCGCTCACCCGGGCCGGACAGGTCCGGATCAGCGACGGCAGGCTGGAGCTGCTCACCAGTTATGGCAGCGAGATCGACAGCGCGCCGGTGCAGGCGGTCCGCGCGTCGAAGCCCTGGTTCGCCCCGGAGGGCCGGGCACTGGCCGACCTCAACGGCAACCGGTATCTGCTGACCCTCGGGGAACACGACCCCGCGCCGGGAGAGCCGGGGCCGCCCACGGCGCACCGGTTCATCGAGGCCGTGCACAGGGCGGCGCGGCGCGGCGGCTGAGCGCGCCGGGTGGGCGACGGGTGTCCGCGCGAGTTGCGGTACCGCGGACCCTGCGCCACTCTGGTCTCACGTCACTCTGGGTTTACCGGCGATAACGCTGCGAACCAGCCCGCCGGCCACGACAGCAGGCGGCCGCCTCGTGCAGACGCACTGCTGGATCGATCCGAACTCCGTGTTCTTCCGGACCTCAGTCGGGGAGTCGCAGCCGTGATCAGCAACCCAAGCAGGCACTGCACGGTGGAGCTGCAAGCTCTGCCGTCGCGGATCGGCCAGGTCCGCAGAATCGTATCGGCGCAGTTGCGCTACTGGCATATGGATCCGCTCATAGACCGGGCCGCGCTCGGCGTGACGGAGCTGTTGACCAACGTCCATCTGCATGCGCAGCCCGACAAGACGTGCGTCGTGGAGATGGAGCTGCTGCTCGACCGGCTCACCGTCTCCGTGCGCGACCACGATCCGCGGCTTCCCGAGGTGGGAGACATCAGGGACACCGCCGCGCTCGCCACCTGCGGGCGCGGGCTGGCCATGGTGGCCGCGGTGAGCGAGAGCTGGGGCGCGCGGCCGGACGGCGAGTCCGGCAAGGTCGTGTGGTTCACCCTGCCGGCGCCCGTCTCCGCGCGGGAGAGGGCGGCCCGCCCACCCCGCCGTACCCCGCAGGATCAGGTCTCGCCCAGGTTCACGGAGGTCGTCTCCGTCGACGCGCGCAGGCCCGTACACGCTCCCGCCCGGTCCGCCGTCCCCGGCTGACCGGGCGGTGACCTGTCCGCTGGACCCTGTCCCGGGGCACGTCACTGCGTCGCGACGGCCCGCAGTACGTCCAGGCGGGCCGCGCGTCGGGCCGGGCGCCGGCCTGCGAGGGCTCCGGCGGTGACGCCCGCCAGAGCCACCACGGCGAGTCGCGCGAGCGGGACCGCGAAGGCGCTGTCGCTCGCTCCGTCGGAGGCCCGTACCAGCACCCAGCCGAGGAAGGCGCCGAGGGCCAGTCCGCCCGTCGTGCCGAACGCGGCGACCAGCACCGGCTCCCAGCGGACCATGGCCCGCAGTGGGGACCGGGTCTGGCCGGCGGCCCGCAGCAGGCCTGGTTCCCGGGTGCGTTCGTGGATCGCCGGCGTCAGCGTGTTGGCGGTGCCGAGGAGCGCGATGAGCACCGCGAGGGCGAGCAGGGCATAGCCGAGGGTCAGCATCATGTCGATGCCGGCCGCCGAGGACTGCGCGTACTCGTGGCGGGTCTGCACGTCGGGGTCGCCGTACCGGGCGGCGGCCTGCTCCACCGCCGCCTTGCCCGCGTCCGGGCCCACGCCGTCCTCGAAGGAGACGGCGAGCAGGGTGTCGGCGTCCCGGGTGCGGTGCGGGGCCCAGGCGGCGCGGGTGACGAGGTGGTCCCCGAGGAGTTCGGAGCGGCCGTGGACGGCGCGGACGGCGAAGGTCCTCCGGTCGCCGTCGGTGAAGACGAGGCGGACCTGATCGCCGGTGGCCAGGCGCAGCCGGTCGGCCTCCTGAAGGGCGATCGCGATGCCGTCCGCGCCGAGGTCGCGCAGATCGCCCCGGACCGTGCCGAGGTCGAAGGTGCGCGCGAGCGCGGCCGGGTCGGCGACGGCCAACGCCCTTCCCCTGCCGTCGACTTCGGCGACGCCCCGGCCCGGGCCGACGACCGTGTCCAGCTCGGGCAGGGCGGCCACGGCCGAGGCGAGCCGGTCGCGCAGGCCGACGGCGTCGACGAGGGCGTCCAGGGCGTCGAGCGCGTCCCTCCGCTCCGGGTCGCCCCGGCGGCCCGCCAGGTCCAGCGGCAGCCGGACGTTCTCCTCGACGGTCAGGGTCGGGACCAGGTTGTACGCCTGGAAGACGAAGCCGACCCGGTCGTGCCGCAGCAGCGTCAGCCGGCGGTCGTCCAGGTCGCCGAGCTCGGTGTCGCCGATGTGGGCGGTCCCCGAGGTGAGGGTGTCCAGGCCGGCCGCGCCGTGCGTCAGGGTGGACTCGCCGGAGCCCGACGGGCCCGTGATCGCGGTGAACCGTCCGGCCGGGAAGGCCACGTTCACCCCGTCCAGGGCCCGTACGGCGGTGTCGCCGACGCCCTACACCTTCACGGCGTCGACGACCCGGGCGGCCGTCCGGACGGCGGTCGCGGTCGTCATCACACACCGCCCTTCCGGTCGGACCGGCCGAACTGCTCGTCCAGGACGGACAGCCGGCGCCAGTACTCGTCCTCGTCGATCTCGCCGGAGGCGAAGCGCCGACCGAGGACGGCGAGCGGCGAGTCGCCGGCGGGACGCGGGCCCGCACTCCAGGGGCCGCGACGGCCGCGCCACGCGGTGCGGCGCAGGAGCGTGACGACGCCCACGACGACGGCCGCCCAGATCAGCGGGAAGAACAGGATCCAGGGGCCGGGGCCGCCGCCGTCCCAGTTCGCCAGGGTGTTCATCTCGGGTCATCTCCTCGGTGGGGTCTTCCTGTGGTGCCTCGAGAGTCCCGCCGGGAAGGGGTCCGGGTCGTCGTACGGCCAGCGGCAGTGCGCGTACCTCCCGGGGAGTACGCGAGCGCTTCCGAGCTGCTCCCGCACCCGCCCTCGATTTCTGTAACTACTAGTATGTACAGTGCGTGCATGAGCACGTCGGACCGACTGATCGAGTCCACCCGGGAGCTGCTGTGGGAGCGCGGTTACGTGGGCACCAGCCCCAAGGCGATCCTGGAGCGCGCGGGCGCCGGGCAGGGCAGCATGTACCACCACTTCACGGGCAAGCCCGAGCTGGCGCTGGCCGCGATCCGGCGGACCGCCGAGGAGATGCGGGCCGCCGCGGGCGCGGTGCTCGACGGGCCGGGCACGCCGTACGACCGGATCCGGGCGTATCTCACGCGCGAGCGCGAGGTGCTGCGCGGCTGTCCGATCGGCCGGCTGACGATGGACCCCGAGGTGATCGCGAGCGACGCGCTGCGCGAGCCCGTGGACGAGACGATCGACTGGATCCGCGAGCGGCTCGCCCGTCTCGTCGAAGAGGGCCGGGAACAGGGGCAGTTCGCGCCCGAACTGGACGGCGAGGACATCGCCGCCACCGTCGTCGCGACCGTGCAGGGCGGCTATGTCCTCGCCCGCGCCTCCGGCTCCCCGGCCGCGTTCGACGCGGGAGTGCGGGGCCTGCTCGCGCTCCTTGCTCCCCCCTCCCAGGAGACCTCATGCATGCGATGCAGTACGAGCTGACCCTCCCCGCCGACTACGACATGGACGTCGTCCGCGCGCGCGTGGCCCGCGTCGGACACCTGCTCGACGACTGGCCCGGCCTCGGCGTCAAGGCCTACCTGCTGCGCGAGCGCGGGGTGCACGGCTCGCCGGTCAACCAGTACGCGCCGTTCTACCTCTGGAACACCGTGGAGGGCATGAACGCCTTCCTGTGGGGCGGCGGTTTCCAGGTGCTGAGCGACGACTTCGGGCGCCCCACGGCCCGGCAGTGGACCGGGCTGGCGCACGAGGAGGGCGTGGCCGCCGGGTCCCCGGCCCGCTTCGCCGTACGACGGCGGCAGCCGGTGCCGGACGGAGCGGCGCTCGGCGAGGCCGCCCAGGACGCGGTGGAGGAGGCCGCGCGGCTGGCCCGGGAGAACGGCGCGGTGCTCGCGGCGGCGGCCGTGGACACGAGCCGCTGGGAGACCGTGCACTTCTCGCTGTGGGAGCACGACACGCCGAAGGCCGAAGGGGAGTTGTTCCAGGTGCTCCACCTGTCGGCGCCGGGGCGGGCCGCGCTGCCCGGGGGACGGCAGTGGTGATCGCGGTGCGGACGGTCCTCGGGGACCTGCCGCCCGAGCGGCTCGGGGTGTGCGACGCGCACGACCACCTGTTCTTCTCCAGCCCTCGGCTGCCCGGCCAAGAGCTGCACGACGTGTCCGCGGCGCGGGCCGAGCTGGTCGCGTTCCGCGCGCTGGGCGGCGGGGCCGTCGTGCAGTGGACGCCGTACGGGCTCGGGCGGCGCGCCGCCGATCTGCCGCCGCTGTCGCGGGAGACCGGGGTGCACATGGTGGCCGCGACGGGACTGCACCAGGACGTGCACTACGACGAGGCGACGCTCGCCGAGCTGCGCGGGCGGCTCGCCGAGGTGTTCGTGGCCGAACTGACCGAGGGCATCGGCGCCTCGGGCGTGCGGGCCGGGTTGATCAAGGTGGCGGGCGGCTTCCACGCCCTCGACGCGCACGCCCGCAGGACCATGACCGCCGCGGCCGAGGCGCATCACGCGACCGGCGCGCCCATCGCCGTACACCTGGAGCTCGGCACCGGCGCGCTCGACGTACTGGACCTGTTGTGCGGGGAGTTGGGCGTGCCGGCGCACCGGGTGATCCTGGGGCACCTCAACCGCTTCCCCGACGGCGCGGTGCACCGCCGGGCCGCCGAGGCGGGCTGTTGGCTGGCCTTCGACGGCCCGTCCCGCGCCCACCACGCCACCGACTGGCGGATGCCCGACGCCGTACGGGACCTCGCCGAGGCCGGGTTCGGCGACCGGCTGCTGCTGGGCGGCGACACCACGACCGCCGCGGCCCGTTCGGTCGACGGCGGCCCCGGGATGCCGTATCTGCTGCGGCGGGTCGGGCCGCGGCTGGCGCTCGCGGTGGGCGAGGGGCTCGTGGAGCGGATCCTCACGGAGAACCCTGGGCGGGCCTTCGGCGTCGAGTGGCGGTGAGGCCGACCGGTCCGGGGCGGGGGGCGGGCGTGGGGTCGGGGTTCACCAACGGTGGTGGACCTGCGGGCGGATGAGCTCGTCGTAGATCTCCCGCACGGCGTCGTGCGTGTCCTGGTCCAGCGGTGGCAGGGCGGCCGCCGAGGCGTTCGCGTGCGCCTGTTCGGC
This window of the Streptomyces sp. NBC_01275 genome carries:
- a CDS encoding DeoR/GlpR family DNA-binding transcription regulator, with product MSENQNLLAEQRRALILDEVRRRGGVRVNELTRKLGVSDMTVRRDLDALARQGVLEKVHGGAVPVVEASTHEPGFEAKSGLELTAKEDIARAAAALVAPGSAIALSGGTTTYALAHHLVDVADLTVVTNSVRVADVFHVAQRTSGQRQGAATVVLTGGVRTPSDSLVGPVADQAIAALHFDLLFLGVHGISAEAGLSTPNLAEAETNRRLVQSARRVVVVADHTKWGVVGLSSFATLEQVDTLVTDAGLPGAARAEISEHLRRLVVAGESDESDLGADI
- a CDS encoding SRPBCC family protein: MAHRLRPEELDFVGTAPVRLVFAREVSASPEQVFRALAEDVSGWSEWFPAVTSIEPLDGGAGRDVRLKGGGRFRETVLAAKAPEVYAYRVDLANAPGLRALVEEWRLTPAGTGTRVQWTFAADGSGAVRAVLRLARSGLGRAFRDAVTRLDRRLAP
- a CDS encoding PLP-dependent cysteine synthase family protein — its product is MTTPQQTRTGATLDVDHSDGIYRDWLKEAVRKVQADANRSADTHLLRFPLPEKWGIDLYLKDESTHPTGSLKHRLARSLFLYGLCNGWIRPGRPVIEASSGSTAVSEAYFAKLIGVPFIAVMPRTTSPEKIRLIEFHGGQCHFVDDSRTMYEESARLAADGGGHYMDQFTYAERATDWRGNNNIAESIFRQLELERYPEPAWIVATAGTGGTSATLARYVHYTQRDTRVCVADPENSCFFEGWTTGDPDVTCDCGSRIEGIGRPRMEPSFVPGAVDRMMKVPDAASIAAVRALEQAIGRKAGGSTGTGLWSALKIVAEMVADGRQGSVVTLLCDPGDRYLDKYYSDAWLAEQGLDIAPYTTAIESLLATGVWQD
- a CDS encoding ATP-binding protein, which encodes MISNPSRHCTVELQALPSRIGQVRRIVSAQLRYWHMDPLIDRAALGVTELLTNVHLHAQPDKTCVVEMELLLDRLTVSVRDHDPRLPEVGDIRDTAALATCGRGLAMVAAVSESWGARPDGESGKVVWFTLPAPVSARERAARPPRRTPQDQVSPRFTEVVSVDARRPVHAPARSAVPG
- a CDS encoding FtsX-like permease family protein; protein product: MNVAFPAGRFTAITGPSGSGESTLTHGAAGLDTLTSGTAHIGDTELGDLDDRRLTLLRHDRVGFVFQAYNLVPTLTVEENVRLPLDLAGRRGDPERRDALDALDALVDAVGLRDRLASAVAALPELDTVVGPGRGVAEVDGRGRALAVADPAALARTFDLGTVRGDLRDLGADGIAIALQEADRLRLATGDQVRLVFTDGDRRTFAVRAVHGRSELLGDHLVTRAAWAPHRTRDADTLLAVSFEDGVGPDAGKAAVEQAAARYGDPDVQTRHEYAQSSAAGIDMMLTLGYALLALAVLIALLGTANTLTPAIHERTREPGLLRAAGQTRSPLRAMVRWEPVLVAAFGTTGGLALGAFLGWVLVRASDGASDSAFAVPLARLAVVALAGVTAGALAGRRPARRAARLDVLRAVATQ
- a CDS encoding SHOCT domain-containing protein; amino-acid sequence: MNTLANWDGGGPGPWILFFPLIWAAVVVGVVTLLRRTAWRGRRGPWSAGPRPAGDSPLAVLGRRFASGEIDEDEYWRRLSVLDEQFGRSDRKGGV
- a CDS encoding TetR/AcrR family transcriptional regulator is translated as MSTSDRLIESTRELLWERGYVGTSPKAILERAGAGQGSMYHHFTGKPELALAAIRRTAEEMRAAAGAVLDGPGTPYDRIRAYLTREREVLRGCPIGRLTMDPEVIASDALREPVDETIDWIRERLARLVEEGREQGQFAPELDGEDIAATVVATVQGGYVLARASGSPAAFDAGVRGLLALLAPPSQETSCMRCSTS
- a CDS encoding DUF4865 family protein; amino-acid sequence: MHAMQYELTLPADYDMDVVRARVARVGHLLDDWPGLGVKAYLLRERGVHGSPVNQYAPFYLWNTVEGMNAFLWGGGFQVLSDDFGRPTARQWTGLAHEEGVAAGSPARFAVRRRQPVPDGAALGEAAQDAVEEAARLARENGAVLAAAAVDTSRWETVHFSLWEHDTPKAEGELFQVLHLSAPGRAALPGGRQW
- a CDS encoding phosphotriesterase, translated to MIAVRTVLGDLPPERLGVCDAHDHLFFSSPRLPGQELHDVSAARAELVAFRALGGGAVVQWTPYGLGRRAADLPPLSRETGVHMVAATGLHQDVHYDEATLAELRGRLAEVFVAELTEGIGASGVRAGLIKVAGGFHALDAHARRTMTAAAEAHHATGAPIAVHLELGTGALDVLDLLCGELGVPAHRVILGHLNRFPDGAVHRRAAEAGCWLAFDGPSRAHHATDWRMPDAVRDLAEAGFGDRLLLGGDTTTAAARSVDGGPGMPYLLRRVGPRLALAVGEGLVERILTENPGRAFGVEWR